The sequence below is a genomic window from Cryobacterium arcticum.
GGAACGGCAGCACTGAACTGACCCGACCGCACTCCGTCGGCGCGTGTGATCGGGAAACGACTGGATCATCCCCGCGGGGCGTCCCTGGACGGACGGCCCCTTCACCGACTAGACGTTTCGGTGAGCTTACACGCCTATTGTGAGTTTTGCTCGGTTAGGTTTTCAGCAACGGAACCCATGTTCCGGTCGCCTCCGGCATAACGCCCGATCAGACCGCAGGGCTGGGTGTGGCACTGTCCGTCGGGAGTGCCGCAAAAGGTTCGAGGCTGCGCAACGCGGCGTCGGTGAATTCGGTGTTGCCGGACTTCGCCAGCTTCAGCGCTTGGTCCCCGCTGACAAAACCGACCAGAACCGGCTCGTTCGTGAGCGGCATCATGTTCACCCACACCCGGAAAGCGAGGGTGTCGTCGCCGACGGTGGTCCACAGGGCCGCCTCGGTGTCCCAGAAGGGTTCGTCGAAGCGCAGCCAGATCTTGTCCACGGTGCCCATGCCCAGCGCGGCGATCGCCCCGCGGTGCGCGAACGGCAGCGCCGGGTCGAATTCGATCACGTCGCGCTGCAGCACGCCCAGCGGCACGGTCACGATGGCGCGGTCCACGGTGAGTGACTCCCCCGTGCCCAGGCGCAGGCTCACGGATGCGTCGGTGTACGCCACCCGGGTCACCACGCTGGAGTAGATGACGTCGAGGTCGGTGGCGTCCTCCTTGAGCAGGGCGCTGTAGCCGCCGAGCACGATGCGCACGTCCGCGGCGGCGGAGGCCTGCGGGGTGGGGGTGTACCAGCCGGACATCTCGTCGGCGGGGGCGCCGGACTCCAGGGTGGTGGACGTGGCGAGCTGGTAGTCCAGCCAGTCGGCGTCGGAGATTCCCGCATCGCCATCCGTCTGGGAGAGGGTGGCCGAGCCGGTGGCGACGAGGGCCTTGGCCAGGGAGGTGTCCTGAGCCTGGGCGGCGGCCCAGGTGAGCGCGGCCGTGACGCTGTCGGCGCCGACGGTCGACACCTCGGTCACGGCGCCGGCCGCGGTGCGTGCCTCCGGCGTGAGCGGGAAGGGGGCGTGCGAGATCTCCAGGCCGGTGAGTTCCTCGTCGAGGGAACTCGTGTCTGCGCCCACGATGAACGACGGGCCGAGCTCCACGGGCACGGGCCAGGCGTCGTCGGTCACGGTGTCGATGCGGCCGCCGAGCCGGTCGCGCGCCTCGATCACCACCACCGAGAATCCGGCGTCGGTGAGCTGCCGGGCGGCAGCAAGGCCGGCCGCGCCGGCGCCGATCACGGCCACCCGCTCCCCCGACTCGGCGGCGGACTGCAGCAGCCGGGCGGCGCGCTGGCCGGCATCCCTGGCACCCTGCACCGTGCCCGGCGCGTCGGCGGAGACCGCCTCTCCGGCGAAGAAGAGCCGGTCGAGAACGGGTTCGGCGAGGTCCTCCCGCTGCTGGGGAGTGGACGACACTGTGGCGAAGCTGTAGGAACCGCGGGCGAACGGGTCCTCGGACCAGGAGCTGCGGAGCATCCCCGCCGGCTGCGGCACGAGGGACGGTGCGGGCGTGGCGGTGGGGCTGGGCGGGCCGGTGGGAGTGGGCTTGGGCGGCACGCATCCGCTGAGCGCGAGCAGCGACAGCCCGGTGAGGGAGCTGATCAGAAAGGTCCGTCGTTCCATGGCTGCACTCGCGTCACCGGCGGCTGACGCACTCCTCTCGGCCCCTCGAAGTGGTACCCATCACGCTACCTCAGGCCGGGGCCGCCGGGCTTCGGCCGCGACCCGGCGCGTCCACCCGCGGCCCCAGGCAGATCAGGCGCCGGAGCCGGCCGCGGGCGGTTCGAGGAAGCCGTCGTCGAGCAGGGCCCGCACGCGCGGCAGCAGTTCGGCGCGGAGGGCCGTGGCGTCGGCGTCGAGCAGCTGGGCGATGGCGTCGATGATCGCGCCCACCGGCAGTTCGCCGTCGCAGG
It includes:
- a CDS encoding flavin monoamine oxidase family protein — translated: MERRTFLISSLTGLSLLALSGCVPPKPTPTGPPSPTATPAPSLVPQPAGMLRSSWSEDPFARGSYSFATVSSTPQQREDLAEPVLDRLFFAGEAVSADAPGTVQGARDAGQRAARLLQSAAESGERVAVIGAGAAGLAAARQLTDAGFSVVVIEARDRLGGRIDTVTDDAWPVPVELGPSFIVGADTSSLDEELTGLEISHAPFPLTPEARTAAGAVTEVSTVGADSVTAALTWAAAQAQDTSLAKALVATGSATLSQTDGDAGISDADWLDYQLATSTTLESGAPADEMSGWYTPTPQASAAADVRIVLGGYSALLKEDATDLDVIYSSVVTRVAYTDASVSLRLGTGESLTVDRAIVTVPLGVLQRDVIEFDPALPFAHRGAIAALGMGTVDKIWLRFDEPFWDTEAALWTTVGDDTLAFRVWVNMMPLTNEPVLVGFVSGDQALKLAKSGNTEFTDAALRSLEPFAALPTDSATPSPAV